The genomic region AGCGGCCTATTGGCCGACGGTCTCTATCCGCCCGCCTCTCGCGGGACAATCGGCCGTACGGATGATCCGGACCGGAGTCAGGCTCGCTTGACCCGCCGGACACCGCGCCGGCGGTCCTTCACCGGCGGCTTTGGCGCCAATTCGGGCATCTCGGTCTGGACCTCGCGGTAGCGGGTTAACATCCGTTCAAAGCTGGCATTCAGCGTCTCGGCGATGTCCGGGCGCTTCTCCAGAGCGGAGAGGATCGTCGCCGCAGCCTCGATGGTCGACAGTCCGTCCTTCCGAGGCTCCTTGCGCAGGCGCCCGTACCGCGATGGGGTGGTCGGGTTCAGGATGACGCGCTGGCATTTCAGCATCCAGGGGTTGCGCCACCACAGGGCCTTGGCCTGGCTCCAGGTGCCGTCGAGCAGCACCACACCTTCGAGCTTGGCGAGGCGCGCGCGCTGGTTGTCCGCGACCTCGCTCTTGCGATTGAGAGCCAGGATTTCGCCCTCGGCCTCGAGATCGGTGGCGTGCGCCGAGCCGAGATAGAGCACGGCCCAGTGCGAGGCGTTCTCGATGGGTTGCCCCAGCGCTTTCGACAGGCTCGGCCAGGACAGGCCGACCCGCAGCGTGGCACCGGCGAAATGCTTCGCAAGCAGCCGCGCAGTGCCGAGCGCCCTGTCCTGCTCCTGCGGATGCTGAAGGATCAGGAGCGAGAGCCGGTTCTTGATGGGCGTGACGCTGTCGCAGATGCACAAAGGCATCGGCTTCTGGCAGTGCGGGCATTCGGGGATCGGATCGGCCGGCGCGGCGGCGGTGGGGTTCGACATAGTCGCCGCTATACGCTCTGCACGGCAGTTCAACAACCCGCCTATTCCGCCGGCGCGGCCAGCGGGCGCGGTTCGGAGCGGCGGCGCAGGCGGTCGACCAGCAGGTAGATCACGGGCGTGGTGTAGAGCGTCAGGATCTGCGAGACGAACAGCCCGCCGATGATGGTGATGCCGAGCGGACGGCGGAGTTCCGTGCCGGGCCCGGTCGCGACCACCAGCGGAATGCCGGCGAACAGCGCCGCCATCGTCGTCATTAGGATCGGCCGGAAGCGCGCCTGGCAGGCCTCGAAGATCGCCTCCGCCGACGACAGGCCGCGCTGGCGCTCGGCATCGAGCGCGAAATCAACCATCATGATGCCATTCTTCTTGACGATGCCGATCAACAGGATGATGCCAACGAAGGCGATCACGGTCAGTGGCGTGTTGGTGAGCTGCAAGGCCAGCAGCGCGCCAAGTCCCGCCGAGGGTAGCGTCGAGATGATCGTGAGCGGATGTGCGAGGCTCTCATAGAGCACGCCGAGCACGATATACATCGCCACCAGCGCGCCGAGGATCAGGAGCGGCTGGCGGCCGCTGGTCTTGGCGAAATCGCCAGCATTGCCATCAAAACTGCCGCGAATGCCCTCCGGCATATGCAGCTCCTCGACCGCGCGCTGGATGTTCTGCGTTGCGGCCTGGATCTGCACGTCCGGCAACAGGTTGAACGACACCGTGGTCGATGGGAACGACTGCGAATGATAGACCGCGAGCGCGGCGAGCCCGCGCGTCGCATGCACCACGGCCGACAGCGGCACCTGCGCGTCACCCGCGCCGGCGACATAGATGCGATCGAGGTTGGACGGGTCGACCTGGAATTTCGGGTCGATCTCCAGAACGGTCATGTACTGGTTGCGCTGGGTGTAGATGATCCCGATCTGCCGCTGCGAGAACGCGTTGTTGAGCGCGTTGTCGATATCCTGGATGCGAACGCCGAGCGCCGAGGCCTTCTGGCGGTCGATCGACAAGGTCAATTGAAGCCCGCCGGGATCGCGGTCGCTGGAGATGTCGGTGATGCCTTCGACGCTCTCCATGCGCTTGGCCACGATCGGCGCCCACTTTTGCAACAGGCCGAGGTCGGTGCTGGTCAGCGTGTACTGGTAGTCGGAATCGCTCTGCCGTCCGCCGGCGCGCACGTCCTGGGCGGCGAACATGAACAGGCGGATGCCGGGCACCGGGTATAACGCCCGCCTGAGACGGTCGATCACCACCTGGGTCGAGACGTGGTCGCGCTCCTCCGGCGGCTTCAGGCTGATGAACATGGTGCCGCGATTGGAGGTCGCGCCGCCCGGTCCGCCGCCGCTGCCGACGGTGGAGCCGATGCCGGCCACTGCCGGATCCTGCATCACGATGTCGGCGAGCCGCTGCTGCAGGCTCAGCATCGACTGGAACGAGATGTCGGCCGAGGCGCGCGTCGCCCCGATGACGAAGCCGGAATCGTCGGTCGGGAAATAGCCCTTGGGGATCTTGATGTAGAGCGTAATTGTTAGGCCGATGGTGGCGAAGAACACCAGCAGCGTCAGCAGCGGATATTCCAGCACGGTGCGCAAGGTGCGGGTGTAGAACGCGACGATGCGCGACAGCGAGCCCTCGATGATCCGGTCGAACAGGGTCGCCGTGCCAGACGTGGTCTGGCGGATGTAATGGGCGCAGATCATCGGCGTCACCGTCAGCGACACCAGGGTCGAGACCAGGATGGCGAAGGTCAATGTCAGGGAGAACTCGCGCAGCAGCCGGCCGACGACGCCATCCATGAAGATCAGCGGCGTGAAGGCCGCGATCAGCGACAGGCTGATCGACACGACGGTGAAGCCGATCTGCCGGGCGCCGTCCAATGCCGCCTGAAGCGGCCGCATGCCGTGCTCGAGATTGCGGTACATGTTCTCGATCATGACGATGGCGTCGTCGACCACGAAGCCAACGGAGATCGCCAGCGCCATCAGCGAAAGATTGTCGATCGAGAAGCCCGCGACCCACATGCCGGCGCAGGTTCCGGCCAGCGCCAGCGGCACCGAGATTCCGGCTGCGATCGTCGGCGTGAGCCGTCGCAGGAATACGAACACGACGACCATCACGAGAATGGCAGTCGCGAGCAAGGTCCACTGCATGTCGAGCACGCTGGCGCGGATCGTACTGGTGCGGTCGACCAAGGTGGAGATATCGACCCCGGCCGGGATCCACTGCTTCAGCGCGGGGATCAGCGCCTTCACCCGGTCGACGGTATCGATGACGTTGGCATCGCCCTGCTTGGTGATCTGGATCAGCACAGCCGGCTGCTTGTTGAACCAGGCGATGGAACGGGCGTTACGGACGGAGTCCTCGATGTCGGCAACATCGGAGAGCCGGACGAAATTGCCCTTCGCGCTCTTGATGACGATGTCGCGGAACTCTTTCGCCGTCCGCATCTGCTTGTTGAGCGACAGCGTCTCGCTCTGGCGCTCGCCGTTGAAGATGCCGACCGGACCGAGCGGGTTGGCGTTGATAATCGCAGTTCGCACGTCGTCGGTGGCGATGCCGGCATTGGACAGCGCGACGGGATTGAGCTGAATCCTGACCGCCGGCTGGTCGGCACCCGAGATCGTCACATTGCCCACCCCCGGCACCTGCGAGATGCGCTGCGCCAGCACGGTGTCGGCGACGTCGTAGACCGCGCTGGCGGACAGCGTCTTCGAGGTCAGCGCCAGCACGAAGACCGGCGCGCCTGCGGTGTTCGCTTTGCGGAAGCGCGGCAGCGTCGGCAAATCGCTCGGCAGGTCGACCAGCGACGCATTGATTGCCGCCTGCACGTCGCGGGCGGCTTTGTCGACGTTGCGGCCGATGTCGAACTGGAGCTGGATGCTGGTCGTGCCGAGTGACGAAGTCGAGGTGATCTGGTTGATGCCCGCGATCTCGCTGAGCCGCCGCTCCAGCGGCGAGGCAACCGTCGCGGCCATGACGGACGGGTCGGCGCCAGGACGGCTGGCCGAGACGAAGATGGCGGGGAAATCGATGTTCGGAACCGAGGCAACGGGGAGGAACTCGTAAGCCACGATACCCAGCAGGAACAACCCGATCGACAGCAGCGTGGTCGCGACCGGGCGGCGGATGAAGGGCTCCGAGATCGATGCCATCACTGCATCCCCTCGGTCGCGCCCGCGACGGGCGGACCGCCGGATTCGGCCGGCGGCAGCGCCTGCTCGAGGCGGCGGTTGATGCGGTCGAGGGCGAGATAGATCACCGGCGTGGTGTAGAGTGTGAGCAATTGGCTGAGCAGCAGGCCGCCGATGATGGAGATGCCGAGTGGGAAGCGCAGCTCGGCGCCGGTGCCACTCTCGATCGCCAGCGGCAGCGCACCGAACAGGGCGGCCAGCGTCGTCATCATGATCGGACGGAAGCGCAGCAGACAAGCCTGTACGATCGCCTCGTTCGGCGACATCCCCTGCCCGCGCTCGGCCTCGAGCGCGAAGTCGATCATCATGATCGCGTTCTTCTTGACGATGCCCATCAACAGGATGATGCCGATCAGCCCGATCACCGAGAGATCCTGCCCGCACAGCATCAGCGCCAGGATCGCGCCGACGCCGGCGGACGGCAGCGTCGAGAGGATCGTGATCGGATGGATGTAGCTCTCGTAGAGCACGCCGAGCACGATATAGATCGTGATCACCGCGGCCAGCAGCAGCCAGGGCTGGCCGGCGAGTGCCTTGGCGAATTCGGCGGCGTCGCCGGCATAGACGCCGACGATGCTGTTGGGCATCTCGATCCGGGTCTCGATGGTCTTCACGGCCTCGACGGCATCGCCAAGCGCCGCGCCCGGCGCGAGGTTGAAGCTGAGCGAGATCGACGGGAATTGCGCCTGGTGCGAAATCGCGAGCGGCGCGGTGGTGCGCGTCAGCGTCGCCACGGCGGAGAGCGGCACCTGCGCGTTGGGCGCACCGGCGGTCGCGCTCGCCGCGCCCGGCAGATAAAGCTTCGACAGGATCGAGGGATCGCGCTGGTACATCGGCAGCGCTTCCAGCACCACGCGGTACTGGTTGGCCTGGCCGTAGATGGTCGAGATCTGGCGCTGCGCGAAGGCGTCGTTGAGCGTGTCGGTGATGCCCTGGAGGCTGACGCCGAGCTGGCCGGCGCGGGTGCGGTCGACCGTGAGCTGCGCCCGCAGACCGCCTTCCTGCGCTTCCGAGGAGACGTCGCGGAACAGCGGATCGCGCCGCATTTCGGCAACCAGCTTGCGCGCCCATTCCGACACCAAAGCGGCGTCGGTGCCGGTCAGCGTGTACTGGTATTGCGAACGGCTCGACTGGGTCGAGATCTGCACGTCCTGCACCGGCTGGAAATAGACGGTCATGCCGGGGATGGCGGCCACCCGCCCCTTCAGGCGGGTGATCACGACGCTGACATCGTCGCGCCGCTCGCCGCGAGGTTTCAGCGTCATGACAAGACGGCCGACATTGGTGGTCGGATTGACCGAGCCTGCACCGATCACCGAGACCACGCCGGTCACATCGGGGTCGGCCTTGATGGCGTCGGCCGCCTCGGCCTGCCGCTTCTGCATCTCCGCAAACGAGACGTCGGGACCGGCTTCGGTCACCGCCGTGATCGAGGCGGTGTCCTGCAGCGGCAGGAAGCCCTTTGGCGCGACGACATAGAGCGCCAGGGTCGCGATCAGCGTGGCGAAAGTCACGACCAGTGTCGCGCGCTGGCGCTCCAGCACCCAGAGCAGCGTGCGGTGATAGAACCCGACGGTGCGGTCGATGAAGCGGCTGACCGCGGCAAGACCCGGCACTGCCAGCTCTTCATGGGCATGCTTCAGCAGGCGCGAGCACATCATCGGCGTCAGCGTCAGCGACACCACGGCGGAGGTCACGACCGCGATCGTCAGGGTCAGCGCGAATTCGCGGAACATGCGGCCCACAAGGCCCGACATGAACAACAGCGGGATGAACACCGCAATCAGCGATACCGTCAGCGAAATCACGGTGAAGCCGATCTCGCTGGCGCCCTTCAGCGAGGCCTCCATCGCGCTGTCGCCGTTTTCCATGTGGCGGACGATGTTCTCGATCATCACGATGGCGTCGTCCACGACGAAGCCGGTGCCGATGGTGAGCGCCATCAGCGACAGATTGTCGAGGCTGAAGCCGGCAAAATACATGATGCCGAAGCTCGTGATCAGCGACAGCGGCAGCGCCACGCCGGCGATCAGCGTGGCGCGTAGCGAACGCAGGAACAGCAGCACCACCAGCGTCACCAGCACGACGCTGAGGATCAGCGTGAACTGCACGTCGCGCACCGAGGCACGGATGGTGACGGTGCGGTCGGAGACGATGGTGAGGTTCACGCCGGCCGGAATAGCGCGCTGGACCTTTGGGATTTCCGCCCGGATCTGGCTGACGACGTCGATCACATTGGCGCCGGGCTGACGCTGGATGTCGATGATGACGGCGGGCGAGCCCTGGTACCAGCCGCCGGTGCGGTCGTTCTCGAGCCCATCGACGATCTGGGCGACGTCGGCGATCGTGACCGGCGAGCCGTTGCGGTAGGCGATGATGACAGGCTTGTAGGCGTCGGCGGCGGCGATCTGGTCGTTGGCGGCGATGATGTAGGATTGCTGCGCGCCGTCGAGCGAGCCTTTCGGCCCGGAGACGTTGGCACTGGCGATCGCGGTGCGCAGGTCTTCCATGGCTATGCCATAGGCGGCGAGCCGCGCGAGATCCGCCTGGATGCGGACGGCTGGCTTCAGTCCGCCGAGCACAGAGACGCGCCCGACGCCGGAAATCTGGCTCAGCCGCTGCGCCAGAAGCGTATCGGCGATGTCGCTCATCGCCCGCAACGAGATTGTGTCGGAGCGCAGCGCCAACGTCATCACCGGCGCATCGGCCGGGTTCACCTTGGCGTAGGTCGGCGGATAAGGCAGCGTCTTGGGCAGCACGCCGGCCGCCGCGTTGATCGCAGCCTGGACGTCCTGGGTGGCACCGTCGATGTCGCGGGTGAGATCGAACTGCAGCGAGATCTGGCTGACGCCGAACGAGCTCGTCGAGTTCATCGCCGACAGCGACGGGATCTGGCCGAGCTGCCGCTCCAAGGGCGCGGTGATCAGCGAGGCGATCACGTCGGGGCTCGCGCCGGGCAATTGCGTCGTCACCTGCACGGTCGGGAAATCGACCTGCGGCAGCGCGGACACCGGCAGCGCGAAATAGCCGAGCAGCCCGCCAATCAGAAGCGCGATGCCGAGCAATGAGGTCGCGATCGGACGGCGGATGAAGGGTTCGGAGACGCCCATGGGATGCGCCTGCCGCTCAGGCGGCTGTTGTCGGGATCATGGCTGCTTGGCTCCACTTCCCGATGCACCCGGACTTGACGGAGGCCCTGGTGCCGGTCCGGTCTGGCCCTTCTGGTCGCCTTCGCTGCTCTTGCGCTTGGCGCGGAACTCGCCGTCCTTGTCTTGTCCGTCCTTCTGGCCGTCTTTTGCGCCGTCCTTCTTCTGACCATCCGGCCCGCGCGAGCGCTTGCGCGGCGCGAGATCGGCCGACGGGGTCTGATCGTCGCGCCCGATGACCACCTTGGAGCCGTCGGACAGATTGGCAAAGCCCGTCGTGACGACCTTGTCGGTCGCCGACAGGCCGCTGGCGATGACGGCGTCATGCTCGTTCTGCTGCGTCACCGTCACCGGCTTGGCCGAGACGATGTTATCCTCGCCGATGACATAGCTGAAGGTGCCGATCGGTCCGCGCTGCACGGCAGAGGTCGGTACCACCAGCGCCTGCGTCAAGGTCTCGACCTTGAGGCGGACATTGACGAACTGGCCGGGCCAGAGCTGGTAATTGGCGTTGGGAAATTCGGCCTTGAGCCTGAGCGTTCCCGTGGTCTGGTCGACCTGGTTGTCGATGCCGGTGAGCTTGCCGGTGTCGATCACGGTGAGGCCGTCATTGCCGAACACGTCGACCGCGAGCGTGCCCTTCGATGCCGCGGCGTTGACGCGCATGATCTGCTGCTGCGGCAGGCTGAACCACACCGCCATCGGCTGCAATTGCGTGATCACCACGAGACCCGTGGTGTCCGAGGCATGGATGATGTTGCCTTGATCGACCTGGCGCAGGCCGGCGCGGCCCGAGATCGGCGCCACGATCTTGGTGTAGCTCAGCGTCGCCGCTGCATTGTCGATCGCGGCCTGGTCGGCCTTGACCAACGCCTCGGTCTGCGCGACCAGCGCGCGTTGGGTGTCGGCCTGCTGCTTGGATCCGGCATTGGAAGCAGCTAACTGCTCGTAGCGCGTAAGGTCGATACGCTGGTTGGCGAGCTGGGCCTGGTCCTGCGCCTTCTTGGCGACGGCCTGATCGTACGTCGCCTGGTAGAGCGCCGGGTCGATCTCGCCGACCACGTCGCCTTTCTTGACGTCCTGTCCCTCGGTGAAATTGACCGCGATCAGCTTGCCGTCGACCTGCGAGCGGACGGTCACGGTGTTGAGTGCGCGGATCGCGCCGACGCCGTCGAGGTAGACGGGAACGTCCTGGATGCGGGGCGTCGCCGCCAGCACCGGCACCGGCAGATCCGGCCGCTGATTGCGGCCGTTCGCCTGCTGCGGCTGCTGGTGCCAGATGGTCCAGCCGTAGTAGCCGAGCCCGCCGAGGATCGCCAGCGTGATCAGGGTCATGACGAAGCCGCGCCCGCGCGACTTCTTTGCCGTTCCCTCCTTCGCGCCTTGCTTCGTATCCGGCTTAAAGAGCATTGACCGGTTTCTCCATCCTCGGCTCCCAGCCGCCGCCGAGCGCCTGATACAGGCTGACGATAGCAAGAAGGCGGGCAAGTTGCGCCTGTGACAGCGCGTCTTCCGCCTGGAACAGGGTCAGTTGCGTATTGAGCACGGTGACGATATCGGCGGTACCGGCGCGCAATTGCTGCTCGGAGAGATCGAATGCGCGGCGGGAGGCGTTGAGGACGTCACGCTGCAATTGCAGCCTGATCGTGGTCTGCTTGATCGAGAACAGCGCGTTGTCGACGTCGGCAAAGGACTGGATGATGGTCTTGCGGTAGGTCTGGAGCAATTCGTCCTGCCGCGCCTTGGCAAACTCGAAATTGCCGAGGATCTTGCCGCCGTCGAAGATCGGCTGCGTCGCGCTGCCGACGAGCTGGAAGAATGCCGCATGCGGCTGGAACAGCGAGACCAGGGCCGAGCTCTGATAGCCGCCATTGCCGGTGAGCTGGATGGTCGGAAAGAATTGCGCGCGGGCATTGCCGACGTTCGCTGTCGCGGAGGCGAGCTGGGCCTCCTGCCGGCGAATGTCGGGCCGCTGCGTCAGGAGCTCCGACGGCAGTCCCGGCGTCACGCGCGGAATCGCGATCCGGTTCAGCGAGCCGCCGAGCACGCGCACGCTCTCCGGCGGCCGCGACACCAGGACTGCAAGCGCATTGACGTTCTGGTCGAGCGTCTGGCGCAGCGGCGGCACCAGTGCCTTCTGGTTTGCGAGCACGCTCTCCTGCTGGGCGACGTCGAGGTCGGTGCCGGTGCCGGCCTTGCGCCGTTCCCTGACGGCATCGAGGATGCGTTGCGCGCTCGCGATGTTGCGCTGTGAGGTCCTGATGCGATCCTGCGAGGCCAGCACCTGGAAATAGGCGTTAGCGACGCCTGCAAGCGTGGTCAGCGCAACGACGTCGCGATCGAAGCGGTTGGCATTTGCCGTCTCTTCCGCCGTTTGCAGGGCGTCGCGATTTTGGCCCCAGAAATCGAGCTGGTAGCTCGCGCTCAGCGAAGCCTGGTAGTTGACGACCTCACGGCCGCCATTGGTTAGCCCCGAGGCGGAGGAACCGGAGGTGCGCGAATAGGCCTCCTGCCCGGTGCCGGACAGGCTCGGCAGCAGCGCCGCACCCGCCTGCCGCGCCTGAGCGTCGGCCTCGACGATGCGCGAAACGGCGGCGGCGATGTCGAGGTTGACGGTGTGCGCCTCTTCCATCAGCTGTGTCAGCTCCGCGGAGCGGAAGCTGCGCCACCAATCCAGCGACGGCGGCGCATCGGCCTTCCCGGCATATTTGTATTGCGTGGGAACGTCGAGCGCGGGATCAGGAAGATCCTGCGTCAGCACGCAGGCGCCCGAACCGGCGGCGAGGCAAGCGACCGCAAGCCAGCGCGCCGCACGTCGCGTCCGGGACGTCGCGCCTGGTGACCGCCGCACGGCGATCGCCGGAACACGTTGTGTCACATCCACCCCCCGCCGGGCAGATCGAACCGCCGCCGCGCGGCCGGATTAGCCGATTCGCAGCGCGGTCGTCGGGGGGCTTTGGACAACTCGTTCACAAGTGATGCTTTCAGCGAAATTGTGCGCCTCATACTAGCCGGACGCGGAACCGCGGGACAGTCCCGCAGTTGCGAGGTGCCCCCCAAAGCGCGACGATCTTAGAGCTGAGAAAATACAAAAGGGTGCTGTCCTGCAGGTGTTTCTTGAATTTCAGGGTCGTTCCTGAGTGCGTTCGAGCTTACCAAGATTTCATGTGATACTGCCGCCACACCGACGCCAACCCCCTCCAATCCGCCTGCACCGCTCGCGATGCGGCTTCAGTCCGGCCGCGAAACCGGGCCTGGCCACTTTCGCGAGGTTGTCCATTATCGCAAAACGAATAAGCGTTCGTCGTGCCGATATCTTGACCGCCTCCCGCGTACTATCCGCACTCTTCGACGGCGACGGCTGACATCCAATGGAGGGTGCGCTGGCGACGACCCTTATCTTCCATGTTTTGGCAGAAGCCGGCCACATCCTCCTACCGATATCCCGCGGCGTAGCACAGCAGCAGCGGCGATCTCTCCTTCCAAATTTTCACTGCTTACGGGGATTTTCGCGGGTTTCGCCGCAGCGCAAAAGCCTTCCCCTTTGGCATTTCAAGCACTAGGTTCTGGCCAACCTAATCAACCCCTTGCCAGTGATTTCCCCTGACATGACCATCAAAAACGACGTTGTCGAAGCCATCGGCAACACCCCGCTGATCAAGCTCAAGCGCGCTTCCGAACTGACCGGCTGCACCATCCTGGGCAAGGCCGAATTCATGAATCCCGGCCAGTCGGTGAAGGATCGCGCCGGCAAATGGATGATCCTCGAGGCCGAGAAGCGCGGCCAGCTCAAGCCCGGCGGTCTCGTCGTGGAATCGACCGCCGGCAATACCGGCATCGGTCTTGCGGTCGTGGCCAGCGCCCGCGGCTACCGCACGCTGATCGTGATCCCGGAGACGCAGAGCCAGGAGAAGAAGGATTTTCTGAAGCTGTGCGGCGCCGAGCTGCTGGAATCGCCGGCCCTGCCCTATTCCAATCCGAACAATTACCAGCATGTCGGCCGCCGTCTTGCTGACGAGCTGCGCAAGACGGAGC from Bradyrhizobium lupini harbors:
- a CDS encoding tRNA-uridine aminocarboxypropyltransferase; translation: MSNPTAAAPADPIPECPHCQKPMPLCICDSVTPIKNRLSLLILQHPQEQDRALGTARLLAKHFAGATLRVGLSWPSLSKALGQPIENASHWAVLYLGSAHATDLEAEGEILALNRKSEVADNQRARLAKLEGVVLLDGTWSQAKALWWRNPWMLKCQRVILNPTTPSRYGRLRKEPRKDGLSTIEAAATILSALEKRPDIAETLNASFERMLTRYREVQTEMPELAPKPPVKDRRRGVRRVKRA
- a CDS encoding efflux RND transporter permease subunit, coding for MASISEPFIRRPVATTLLSIGLFLLGIVAYEFLPVASVPNIDFPAIFVSASRPGADPSVMAATVASPLERRLSEIAGINQITSTSSLGTTSIQLQFDIGRNVDKAARDVQAAINASLVDLPSDLPTLPRFRKANTAGAPVFVLALTSKTLSASAVYDVADTVLAQRISQVPGVGNVTISGADQPAVRIQLNPVALSNAGIATDDVRTAIINANPLGPVGIFNGERQSETLSLNKQMRTAKEFRDIVIKSAKGNFVRLSDVADIEDSVRNARSIAWFNKQPAVLIQITKQGDANVIDTVDRVKALIPALKQWIPAGVDISTLVDRTSTIRASVLDMQWTLLATAILVMVVVFVFLRRLTPTIAAGISVPLALAGTCAGMWVAGFSIDNLSLMALAISVGFVVDDAIVMIENMYRNLEHGMRPLQAALDGARQIGFTVVSISLSLIAAFTPLIFMDGVVGRLLREFSLTLTFAILVSTLVSLTVTPMICAHYIRQTTSGTATLFDRIIEGSLSRIVAFYTRTLRTVLEYPLLTLLVFFATIGLTITLYIKIPKGYFPTDDSGFVIGATRASADISFQSMLSLQQRLADIVMQDPAVAGIGSTVGSGGGPGGATSNRGTMFISLKPPEERDHVSTQVVIDRLRRALYPVPGIRLFMFAAQDVRAGGRQSDSDYQYTLTSTDLGLLQKWAPIVAKRMESVEGITDISSDRDPGGLQLTLSIDRQKASALGVRIQDIDNALNNAFSQRQIGIIYTQRNQYMTVLEIDPKFQVDPSNLDRIYVAGAGDAQVPLSAVVHATRGLAALAVYHSQSFPSTTVSFNLLPDVQIQAATQNIQRAVEELHMPEGIRGSFDGNAGDFAKTSGRQPLLILGALVAMYIVLGVLYESLAHPLTIISTLPSAGLGALLALQLTNTPLTVIAFVGIILLIGIVKKNGIMMVDFALDAERQRGLSSAEAIFEACQARFRPILMTTMAALFAGIPLVVATGPGTELRRPLGITIIGGLFVSQILTLYTTPVIYLLVDRLRRRSEPRPLAAPAE
- a CDS encoding efflux RND transporter permease subunit — protein: MGVSEPFIRRPIATSLLGIALLIGGLLGYFALPVSALPQVDFPTVQVTTQLPGASPDVIASLITAPLERQLGQIPSLSAMNSTSSFGVSQISLQFDLTRDIDGATQDVQAAINAAAGVLPKTLPYPPTYAKVNPADAPVMTLALRSDTISLRAMSDIADTLLAQRLSQISGVGRVSVLGGLKPAVRIQADLARLAAYGIAMEDLRTAIASANVSGPKGSLDGAQQSYIIAANDQIAAADAYKPVIIAYRNGSPVTIADVAQIVDGLENDRTGGWYQGSPAVIIDIQRQPGANVIDVVSQIRAEIPKVQRAIPAGVNLTIVSDRTVTIRASVRDVQFTLILSVVLVTLVVLLFLRSLRATLIAGVALPLSLITSFGIMYFAGFSLDNLSLMALTIGTGFVVDDAIVMIENIVRHMENGDSAMEASLKGASEIGFTVISLTVSLIAVFIPLLFMSGLVGRMFREFALTLTIAVVTSAVVSLTLTPMMCSRLLKHAHEELAVPGLAAVSRFIDRTVGFYHRTLLWVLERQRATLVVTFATLIATLALYVVAPKGFLPLQDTASITAVTEAGPDVSFAEMQKRQAEAADAIKADPDVTGVVSVIGAGSVNPTTNVGRLVMTLKPRGERRDDVSVVITRLKGRVAAIPGMTVYFQPVQDVQISTQSSRSQYQYTLTGTDAALVSEWARKLVAEMRRDPLFRDVSSEAQEGGLRAQLTVDRTRAGQLGVSLQGITDTLNDAFAQRQISTIYGQANQYRVVLEALPMYQRDPSILSKLYLPGAASATAGAPNAQVPLSAVATLTRTTAPLAISHQAQFPSISLSFNLAPGAALGDAVEAVKTIETRIEMPNSIVGVYAGDAAEFAKALAGQPWLLLAAVITIYIVLGVLYESYIHPITILSTLPSAGVGAILALMLCGQDLSVIGLIGIILLMGIVKKNAIMMIDFALEAERGQGMSPNEAIVQACLLRFRPIMMTTLAALFGALPLAIESGTGAELRFPLGISIIGGLLLSQLLTLYTTPVIYLALDRINRRLEQALPPAESGGPPVAGATEGMQ
- a CDS encoding efflux RND transporter periplasmic adaptor subunit; this encodes MLFKPDTKQGAKEGTAKKSRGRGFVMTLITLAILGGLGYYGWTIWHQQPQQANGRNQRPDLPVPVLAATPRIQDVPVYLDGVGAIRALNTVTVRSQVDGKLIAVNFTEGQDVKKGDVVGEIDPALYQATYDQAVAKKAQDQAQLANQRIDLTRYEQLAASNAGSKQQADTQRALVAQTEALVKADQAAIDNAAATLSYTKIVAPISGRAGLRQVDQGNIIHASDTTGLVVITQLQPMAVWFSLPQQQIMRVNAAASKGTLAVDVFGNDGLTVIDTGKLTGIDNQVDQTTGTLRLKAEFPNANYQLWPGQFVNVRLKVETLTQALVVPTSAVQRGPIGTFSYVIGEDNIVSAKPVTVTQQNEHDAVIASGLSATDKVVTTGFANLSDGSKVVIGRDDQTPSADLAPRKRSRGPDGQKKDGAKDGQKDGQDKDGEFRAKRKSSEGDQKGQTGPAPGPPSSPGASGSGAKQP
- a CDS encoding efflux transporter outer membrane subunit; the protein is MDVTQRVPAIAVRRSPGATSRTRRAARWLAVACLAAGSGACVLTQDLPDPALDVPTQYKYAGKADAPPSLDWWRSFRSAELTQLMEEAHTVNLDIAAAVSRIVEADAQARQAGAALLPSLSGTGQEAYSRTSGSSASGLTNGGREVVNYQASLSASYQLDFWGQNRDALQTAEETANANRFDRDVVALTTLAGVANAYFQVLASQDRIRTSQRNIASAQRILDAVRERRKAGTGTDLDVAQQESVLANQKALVPPLRQTLDQNVNALAVLVSRPPESVRVLGGSLNRIAIPRVTPGLPSELLTQRPDIRRQEAQLASATANVGNARAQFFPTIQLTGNGGYQSSALVSLFQPHAAFFQLVGSATQPIFDGGKILGNFEFAKARQDELLQTYRKTIIQSFADVDNALFSIKQTTIRLQLQRDVLNASRRAFDLSEQQLRAGTADIVTVLNTQLTLFQAEDALSQAQLARLLAIVSLYQALGGGWEPRMEKPVNAL